The Pyrodictium delaneyi genome contains a region encoding:
- a CDS encoding RtcB family protein yields MSARIPLKRVSDYEWMIPKGAKPCMRVPSIIFADDFLLEKMKGDLTLVQAANVACLQGIQKYSIVMPDGHQGYGFPIGGVAAMAIDEDGVISPGGVGYDINCGVRVIRTNLDIKDVKPKLRELIEELFRNIPSGLGSTGKIRLSVQELDRVLNEGVEWAVQKGYGWADDPEHIEERGSWSLADASKVSQRAKRRGAEQLGTLGSGNHFLEVQVVDKIYDPEIAKAMGITHEGQIMVMVHTGSRGLGHQVASDYLMIMERAMRKYGIRPPDRELASVPYSTREAQDYLRAMAAAANFAWTNRQLITYWTRESFQRVFHRDPDQLDMKIVYDVAHNIAKIEEHDVDGKRMKLIVHRKGATRAFPPGHPEIPKDYQAIGQPVLIPGSMGTASYILVGVPTGARAWYTAPHGAGRWMSRAAAKRSRSYHEVIRELEQKGILIRASSRATVVEEMPQAYKDVDRVALVAHKVGIAKMVVRLRPIAVTKG; encoded by the coding sequence ATGAGCGCGAGGATACCCTTGAAGAGGGTTAGCGACTATGAGTGGATGATACCTAAGGGCGCTAAGCCCTGCATGAGGGTCCCATCGATAATCTTCGCCGATGACTTCCTGCTCGAGAAAATGAAGGGCGACCTCACGCTAGTACAGGCTGCTAACGTAGCCTGCCTCCAGGGTATACAGAAGTACAGCATTGTGATGCCCGACGGACACCAGGGCTACGGATTCCCGATCGGCGGCGTAGCAGCCATGGCTATAGACGAAGACGGTGTGATAAGCCCCGGCGGTGTCGGTTACGATATCAACTGTGGTGTACGCGTCATACGTACCAACCTCGACATAAAGGATGTGAAGCCTAAGCTACGCGAGCTCATAGAGGAGCTATTCCGCAACATACCAAGCGGCCTCGGCAGCACTGGCAAGATACGCCTCAGTGTACAAGAGCTAGACCGTGTACTAAACGAGGGTGTCGAGTGGGCGGTACAGAAGGGCTACGGCTGGGCCGACGACCCGGAGCACATCGAGGAGCGGGGTAGCTGGAGCCTAGCAGACGCTAGCAAGGTGAGCCAGCGCGCTAAGAGGCGTGGCGCTGAACAGCTAGGCACCCTGGGCAGCGGTAACCACTTCCTAGAGGTACAGGTAGTCGACAAGATATACGACCCAGAGATAGCCAAGGCGATGGGTATAACCCATGAAGGCCAGATAATGGTCATGGTGCATACCGGCAGCCGTGGCCTAGGCCACCAGGTCGCAAGCGACTACCTCATGATAATGGAGCGTGCCATGAGGAAGTATGGTATAAGGCCGCCAGACCGCGAGCTAGCCAGCGTGCCCTACAGCACCCGCGAGGCTCAGGACTACCTCCGCGCAATGGCAGCAGCGGCCAACTTTGCCTGGACCAACAGGCAGCTCATAACCTACTGGACCCGCGAGAGCTTCCAGCGCGTATTCCACCGCGACCCAGACCAGCTCGACATGAAGATAGTCTACGACGTAGCCCACAATATAGCCAAGATAGAGGAGCACGACGTAGACGGCAAGAGGATGAAGCTCATAGTACACCGCAAGGGCGCCACTAGGGCCTTCCCACCAGGCCACCCAGAGATACCCAAGGACTACCAGGCGATAGGCCAGCCCGTGCTCATACCCGGCAGCATGGGTACTGCGAGCTACATACTGGTAGGTGTCCCCACTGGCGCCCGTGCCTGGTACACAGCGCCCCACGGCGCAGGCCGCTGGATGAGCCGCGCAGCGGCCAAGAGGAGCAGGAGCTACCACGAGGTCATAAGGGAGCTAGAGCAGAAGGGTATACTGATACGCGCTAGCAGCCGTGCCACAGTCGTAGAGGAGATGCCACAGGCCTACAAGGACGTAGACCGTGTAGCCCTCGTAGCCCACAAGGTAGGCATAGCCAAGATGGTCGTAAGGCTACGCCCCATAGCCGTGACAAAGGGCTAA
- a CDS encoding cyclase family protein, whose protein sequence is MRLRIVDLTRPLSPETRVYPGDPPVRIEAIADIEKDGYYNRLLHVHEHVGTHVDAPAHMIQGGATIDMLEPARLVAPAVVMDLSNACGPVTSREIIAALRLRRLPLPQNGWYLLLRIGGGCRSISIDAAEWMVRMKLAGLGVDAASPDGPPYNVHRVLLSSNMLIIENLNIPSMLDGEIVTIVVAPLLVKGGSGAPARVYALLDGGRLGKWLRGEQV, encoded by the coding sequence GTGCGGCTCCGCATAGTAGACCTCACACGTCCGTTAAGCCCTGAGACAAGAGTGTATCCTGGCGACCCGCCTGTGAGAATAGAAGCTATAGCAGATATCGAGAAAGACGGTTACTACAATCGCCTCTTACACGTACACGAACACGTCGGGACACACGTGGACGCACCAGCCCACATGATACAGGGAGGAGCCACTATCGACATGCTCGAGCCGGCCAGGCTAGTAGCGCCAGCAGTAGTAATGGACCTCTCTAACGCCTGTGGCCCGGTCACTAGCCGGGAGATCATAGCTGCTCTCCGGCTCCGCCGGCTCCCTCTGCCCCAGAATGGCTGGTACCTCCTACTACGCATCGGCGGAGGCTGCCGCAGCATATCCATTGATGCTGCAGAGTGGATGGTTAGGATGAAGCTTGCCGGGCTAGGAGTAGACGCTGCTAGCCCAGATGGCCCGCCCTACAACGTACACCGGGTACTCCTCTCCAGCAATATGTTGATAATAGAGAATCTCAACATACCTAGCATGCTTGACGGTGAAATAGTGACAATCGTGGTAGCCCCTCTCCTCGTCAAAGGAGGTAGTGGCGCTCCTGCTCGCGTCTACGCACTACTGGACGGCGGCCGGCTCGGCAAATGGCTTAGGGGAGAGCAAGTATAA
- a CDS encoding HAD-IB family phosphatase, producing the protein MHDPGRCRIRLVAFDVDGVIVPIRSSWGYLHERVGTTAESSLNYRLFMEGRIGYWEWMFLDTLAWVEAVPGITRWDLEQLFSEVPINRDAYEAIHILREAGIESALVSGGVDVLVSRVARELGIRYWVSPVLSFDPWGRLVPGGEPRLEADRKDRAVLSLARRLGYSMREVAFVGDSYWDLRGMREACLAIAVNPHDERVVKEADYVAKDLLDAAYFILEHSYTWKRRG; encoded by the coding sequence TTGCATGATCCGGGCCGGTGCCGTATAAGACTCGTAGCCTTCGACGTGGACGGGGTAATCGTGCCTATACGTAGCAGCTGGGGTTATCTTCACGAGCGCGTCGGCACCACCGCTGAGAGCAGCCTAAACTATCGGTTGTTCATGGAGGGCAGGATAGGCTACTGGGAGTGGATGTTCCTCGACACGCTTGCATGGGTAGAAGCAGTACCCGGCATAACTCGGTGGGACCTCGAGCAGCTATTCTCCGAGGTCCCTATCAACCGCGACGCCTACGAGGCTATACACATCCTCAGAGAAGCCGGAATAGAGTCCGCCCTTGTCAGCGGCGGCGTAGACGTCCTTGTCTCGCGCGTCGCGAGGGAGCTCGGCATCCGCTACTGGGTCTCACCAGTACTATCCTTCGACCCCTGGGGCCGCCTCGTCCCTGGGGGCGAGCCACGGCTAGAAGCCGACCGCAAGGACCGCGCAGTACTGTCCCTAGCGCGCCGGCTAGGCTACAGTATGAGAGAGGTAGCCTTCGTAGGCGATAGCTACTGGGACCTCCGAGGCATGAGGGAGGCGTGCCTAGCCATAGCAGTGAACCCGCACGACGAGCGTGTCGTCAAGGAGGCCGACTACGTGGCAAAAGACCTACTCGATGCCGCCTACTTCATATTAGAGCACTCCTACACGTGGAAGAGAAGAGGGTAG
- a CDS encoding MATE family efflux transporter: protein MSRDRSDDLSRLRERVLYTESLSRLLLWLAAPLIVSGSVEALYQIVDTFWLSRLGSAALGTPIVSWPYRGILGSIGFGLASSISALAGQYIGARRFDRASRVVGSVLGILLAFGIPASLVLVAGLNLYLEAMNVPADIRPLAAVYITVTVLTIPLTYIYLVFTFALGAAGNTRTPTKISIASTLTNAVLDPVLIFWANMGVLGAALATAAANALSASYAVYSFATGRHGYHIRLKDLVPEKNLLPTIARVSGPLVAQRLGTNLGFVFMVRIISGLSTPVVAAYSIGQVILNIDHVIVMPMVRATGIVVAQSLGAGMTRRSRSTVLTGGLIISGATLVYIAFLLLLRDWFISLFTTDPQVVAAARNMLTIFAPSIIGFNMFMLANVVARSSGHTVFLSLLGIARLWLFRIPLSWLLAYRLGLGDRGLWTGMALSNYVTGVLAVAWLARRDWARAVIEETKTVATPGIGGK, encoded by the coding sequence ATGAGTAGAGATAGGAGTGACGATCTCTCTAGGCTCCGTGAGCGCGTACTCTATACGGAGAGCTTATCCAGGCTGCTCCTATGGCTAGCAGCGCCCCTCATAGTGTCTGGAAGCGTTGAGGCCCTATACCAGATTGTAGATACGTTCTGGTTATCACGGTTGGGTAGCGCAGCTCTCGGCACGCCCATTGTGTCGTGGCCCTACCGCGGTATACTCGGGAGCATAGGATTTGGCTTAGCTAGCTCGATCTCAGCCCTAGCAGGCCAGTATATAGGCGCTAGGCGCTTTGACAGAGCTTCACGTGTCGTGGGAAGCGTTCTCGGCATCCTACTGGCCTTCGGCATACCAGCCTCATTAGTTCTCGTCGCTGGCCTCAACCTATACTTGGAAGCCATGAATGTCCCCGCGGATATACGCCCGCTCGCAGCAGTATACATAACGGTGACAGTGCTAACGATACCGCTGACATACATATACCTAGTATTCACTTTCGCCCTAGGAGCAGCAGGGAACACGAGGACACCCACAAAGATAAGCATAGCCTCGACCCTGACGAACGCAGTACTCGATCCCGTGCTTATCTTCTGGGCCAACATGGGCGTGCTTGGTGCAGCGCTTGCCACAGCTGCAGCGAACGCTCTCTCGGCTAGCTACGCGGTGTACAGCTTCGCTACAGGACGGCACGGTTACCACATAAGGCTGAAGGACCTCGTGCCCGAGAAGAACCTCCTACCGACAATTGCTAGGGTCTCTGGGCCGCTCGTAGCCCAGAGGCTTGGCACGAATCTAGGCTTCGTATTCATGGTCAGGATAATCTCCGGGCTTTCAACCCCGGTAGTAGCGGCCTACTCTATAGGCCAAGTGATACTAAACATAGACCACGTGATAGTAATGCCGATGGTGCGCGCCACGGGTATCGTTGTAGCTCAAAGCCTTGGGGCTGGTATGACCCGGCGGAGCCGCAGCACAGTACTAACTGGGGGGTTAATCATATCCGGCGCAACCCTAGTCTACATAGCTTTCCTTCTACTCCTACGTGACTGGTTCATATCTCTATTCACTACTGACCCTCAAGTAGTGGCAGCAGCAAGAAACATGCTGACAATATTTGCGCCCAGCATCATAGGCTTCAACATGTTCATGCTAGCGAACGTTGTAGCGAGGTCAAGTGGGCACACGGTATTCCTGTCGCTGCTAGGCATAGCTAGACTCTGGTTGTTCCGGATACCATTATCATGGTTGCTCGCATACCGCCTAGGACTTGGCGACCGTGGACTCTGGACAGGTATGGCCCTTAGCAACTATGTGACAGGAGTTCTAGCAGTAGCCTGGCTTGCACGAAGAGACTGGGCCAGAGCAGTAATAGAAGAAACAAAAACCGTCGCAACACCAGGCATAGGCGGCAAGTGA
- the thpR gene encoding RNA 2',3'-cyclic phosphodiesterase yields the protein MSVERIRAFIAVDIEDPRVVSRLVQIRDAFVATGAPMKPVEDQNLHITLRFLGNIPLSLVDEIERVIAASTPRRVVIRLRGVGAFPSPARPRVIWVGVSDGAEELERLYREIERGLRRLGFRPEREQFVPHVTLARLKGSRNLDRVVKLLREMEDVEVGEIVLESVRLKQSILTPRGPIYRTLREVKASES from the coding sequence TTGAGTGTCGAGCGTATACGCGCCTTCATAGCGGTCGATATTGAGGATCCACGGGTGGTTTCGCGGCTGGTGCAGATACGTGACGCGTTTGTGGCTACGGGTGCTCCTATGAAGCCTGTTGAGGACCAGAACCTGCATATCACGCTCCGGTTCCTTGGGAATATACCGTTGAGCCTCGTGGACGAGATTGAGCGTGTGATTGCCGCGTCTACTCCCCGCCGCGTGGTGATAAGGCTTCGCGGGGTGGGCGCGTTCCCGAGCCCAGCGCGGCCCCGCGTGATATGGGTGGGCGTGTCTGATGGCGCTGAGGAGCTCGAGCGCCTCTATAGGGAGATCGAGAGGGGGCTACGGCGGCTAGGGTTCCGGCCGGAGCGCGAGCAGTTCGTGCCCCATGTGACGCTTGCACGGCTCAAGGGGTCGCGGAACCTTGACCGTGTGGTGAAGCTGCTGCGGGAGATGGAGGACGTGGAGGTTGGTGAGATAGTGCTGGAGAGTGTCAGGCTCAAGCAGAGCATATTGACGCCGAGGGGTCCGATATACCGGACACTGCGCGAGGTGAAGGCCTCTGAGTCCTAG
- a CDS encoding archease: MSGEGPFEDIEKGLREVLAQLKCPGFAHAPHTADIIIVARGRSLEEAFEQAARGVYEVITDTSKVEPREERVIETSGVDLYQLLYRWIEDLLYYTDSEGLVFSKFKVERIERIGEGEEAEYRLKGRAWGEPFNEEKHPHRTIVKAMTYAMMEIVKENGCWRVQFVVDI, encoded by the coding sequence ATGAGCGGTGAGGGCCCCTTCGAGGACATCGAGAAGGGTCTACGCGAAGTGCTAGCCCAGCTAAAGTGCCCCGGCTTCGCTCATGCGCCCCATACAGCGGACATAATCATAGTCGCCCGTGGCCGTAGTCTTGAGGAGGCGTTCGAGCAAGCGGCGCGCGGCGTCTACGAGGTTATAACCGATACGAGTAAGGTCGAGCCCCGCGAGGAACGGGTAATAGAGACTAGCGGTGTCGACCTCTACCAGCTCCTCTACCGGTGGATAGAGGACCTCCTCTACTACACTGATAGTGAGGGCCTCGTGTTCTCAAAGTTCAAGGTGGAGCGTATAGAGCGGATTGGCGAGGGCGAGGAGGCCGAGTACCGTCTAAAGGGCCGAGCCTGGGGCGAGCCCTTCAACGAGGAGAAGCACCCGCACCGTACCATAGTTAAGGCTATGACCTATGCTATGATGGAGATTGTAAAGGAGAATGGCTGCTGGAGAGTACAGTTCGTTGTCGACATATAG
- a CDS encoding DUF504 domain-containing protein, with amino-acid sequence MPGRRGEIHEAVARFFHTSSTGYIVIAERGTATGVKRIPRERIARVTRSHLVLEDGTVIPLHRVIAIEDGEGGTIWQRYKSSKDGEREA; translated from the coding sequence TTGCCTGGACGACGTGGAGAGATACACGAGGCTGTGGCAAGGTTTTTCCACACATCATCCACAGGCTACATCGTGATAGCCGAGCGTGGTACAGCAACCGGGGTCAAGAGGATACCCCGGGAGCGCATAGCCAGGGTGACCCGGAGCCACCTAGTGCTAGAAGACGGCACAGTTATACCACTACACCGGGTCATAGCCATCGAGGACGGGGAAGGCGGCACCATCTGGCAGCGCTACAAGAGCAGCAAGGACGGGGAAAGGGAGGCCTAG
- a CDS encoding clostripain-related cysteine peptidase, with protein sequence MNTARASFLALAFALVALLSIASISYTLYKNVEVLSIRVTNIEEANKYLNNSMGEVFWKLEEMTTHIKKIDEKLAELENNIYNVNEDMRASIEEVKNSLEAALAGISKQVYRLAETITAMRNQVEVLQEKVIELENSDRVSSERINNIYQKLSELERQITDLAKRLDNLEQEVARLEEQAGENAGKITDLENQLSVIQSLLSSLEQAVATLQNVAKDLVERVEALESANATITGGGSTTTAVANETTTKMFKWLILVYMAADNNLEHYAIKDINEMEEVGSTSDVAVVVLVDRARGFDDSNGGWTGTRVYLVTRDNDPDTIGSRLLFDLGEQSTNDPRLLRWFVENMTAMFPAEHILLILWNHGAGILGGFAVDMDSSLGNKTMDVVEIANALRGLDIDIIGFDACLMGGYEVAYYLQSVGKVMVASADTEPVEGWPYKDILGYIAANPDADVAEVAARIVQLYGESLTEYNMPATLIALNLTSLQSVNEAIAALSYHTYTPEDVWALARAMDAAVMYPLSDQYMLFLMGVAQYGYIDLYNALAIAEQLATQYTRGVIEQLMGVLENAVIASYVGTESPEVLGLSAIGRESLYSMTAELYNKTLWEALATPWSSLVDKVDTILLQDHEPPRASANVVETPEGMEVNVKVESQDVSNLYLEIRDSRDNATLSIVLLAPSTGIEIGDEYIPVWLNGSESSYVWSGAVYQLVFSGTVYPSTVVIDTATGLGIVPGIYRGGPLDYAVPAVMFFNLSTGEPLYVVDAENALLVELTETSEFLPLLLTPMGWSHTSGFLPVEGLRLEQVAPSDLGAGLDVYLVAVDLAGNFAEELLYSTT encoded by the coding sequence TTGAACACAGCGCGTGCATCCTTCCTTGCACTCGCATTTGCTCTTGTAGCACTCTTATCCATAGCGTCAATCAGCTACACTCTCTATAAGAATGTAGAGGTTCTATCTATACGTGTTACCAATATCGAGGAAGCAAACAAGTACCTCAATAACAGCATGGGAGAAGTATTTTGGAAGCTCGAAGAAATGACGACACATATTAAGAAGATAGACGAGAAGCTCGCAGAACTAGAGAATAATATATACAATGTGAATGAAGATATGCGAGCCTCAATAGAAGAAGTAAAGAACAGCTTAGAAGCAGCATTGGCTGGTATAAGCAAACAAGTATACAGACTCGCTGAAACCATAACGGCTATGAGAAACCAGGTAGAGGTACTCCAAGAGAAAGTAATCGAGCTAGAGAATTCTGATAGAGTGTCCTCTGAAAGGATTAACAACATATATCAAAAGCTCTCAGAACTAGAGAGACAGATCACCGACCTTGCAAAAAGACTTGACAACCTAGAACAAGAGGTAGCAAGACTGGAGGAACAGGCTGGCGAAAATGCCGGAAAAATCACGGACCTCGAAAACCAGTTATCAGTTATCCAGTCTCTATTGTCCAGCCTCGAGCAGGCAGTTGCGACACTCCAAAACGTGGCCAAAGACCTGGTAGAGCGCGTAGAGGCCCTCGAGTCCGCTAACGCTACTATAACCGGTGGTGGATCCACCACTACAGCTGTCGCTAACGAGACTACAACGAAGATGTTTAAGTGGCTTATACTAGTCTACATGGCTGCTGACAACAATCTAGAACACTACGCGATAAAGGATATCAACGAGATGGAGGAAGTAGGCTCGACCAGCGACGTGGCAGTCGTAGTACTCGTAGACAGGGCTAGGGGCTTTGACGACAGTAATGGAGGTTGGACAGGCACCCGTGTATACCTAGTTACAAGGGATAACGACCCGGATACTATAGGGTCGCGGCTACTTTTCGACCTGGGCGAACAGAGTACTAACGACCCGCGCTTATTACGCTGGTTCGTAGAAAACATGACTGCTATGTTTCCAGCTGAACACATCTTGCTTATTCTCTGGAATCATGGTGCCGGTATACTAGGCGGGTTCGCGGTAGACATGGATTCTAGCCTTGGCAACAAGACTATGGACGTTGTTGAGATTGCTAATGCACTCCGTGGCCTCGACATAGACATTATAGGGTTTGATGCATGTCTCATGGGAGGCTATGAGGTGGCCTACTACCTCCAGTCGGTTGGCAAGGTGATGGTAGCCTCGGCTGACACTGAGCCGGTAGAGGGTTGGCCCTACAAGGATATACTGGGGTACATAGCGGCGAACCCTGATGCAGACGTAGCCGAGGTAGCTGCAAGAATAGTGCAGCTCTACGGCGAGAGTCTGACTGAATACAATATGCCGGCCACACTCATAGCGCTAAACCTAACATCTCTACAGAGCGTGAACGAGGCTATAGCAGCCCTTTCCTACCACACCTATACGCCGGAGGACGTCTGGGCTCTAGCCCGCGCCATGGATGCAGCAGTGATGTACCCGCTCTCCGACCAGTACATGCTATTCCTAATGGGTGTAGCACAATACGGCTACATAGACCTCTACAACGCCCTCGCTATAGCAGAGCAACTGGCAACCCAGTATACAAGAGGCGTAATAGAGCAGCTAATGGGAGTGTTAGAGAACGCTGTGATAGCCAGCTACGTTGGTACGGAGTCGCCGGAGGTGCTCGGGCTCTCAGCTATAGGCCGTGAGTCGCTCTATTCAATGACAGCAGAACTGTATAACAAGACGCTGTGGGAGGCCCTCGCGACTCCATGGAGCAGTCTAGTAGACAAGGTCGATACAATACTCCTGCAAGACCATGAGCCGCCGCGCGCCTCTGCGAACGTCGTCGAGACCCCTGAAGGAATGGAAGTGAATGTTAAAGTGGAGTCGCAGGATGTCTCGAACTTGTATCTAGAGATACGGGATAGTAGAGACAATGCTACACTCAGTATAGTGTTGCTCGCGCCTAGTACCGGTATAGAGATTGGAGACGAGTATATACCGGTGTGGTTGAACGGCTCAGAGTCGAGCTATGTGTGGAGTGGCGCTGTGTACCAGCTTGTATTTAGTGGGACCGTGTATCCCTCGACGGTGGTGATTGACACGGCTACGGGGCTAGGCATAGTACCTGGTATATACCGGGGCGGTCCGCTAGACTATGCAGTCCCGGCGGTCATGTTCTTCAACTTGTCCACGGGAGAACCGCTCTACGTGGTAGATGCGGAAAACGCGCTACTGGTAGAGCTGACTGAGACCTCTGAGTTCCTTCCGCTGCTATTGACGCCTATGGGCTGGAGTCATACGAGCGGGTTCCTCCCGGTAGAAGGCCTCCGGCTAGAGCAGGTAGCCCCAAGCGACCTGGGCGCGGGGCTAGATGTCTACCTCGTTGCGGTAGACCTCGCGGGCAACTTCGCCGAGGAACTATTGTACAGCACAACGTAG
- a CDS encoding flavin reductase family protein, whose translation MAGVPEGYVDAGERWPRVLAPRPAYVLVAEARGRVNFMSASWVMPFSEEPPRIVAALDREAYTPELIIESGVFTVNVFTVDEVDFVYAAGTTSGREVDKLRLLGAEVARDTVTGAPRLVKPRPVGVVEARVYRVLSDLADDVHLIVADVAAAYADAELYNPRYGWELRKARILLHSTGRAFTTNSGIYTPKRTPRARSDLNV comes from the coding sequence GTGGCAGGAGTCCCCGAAGGCTACGTGGACGCCGGTGAGCGGTGGCCACGTGTCCTAGCACCCCGGCCAGCCTACGTGCTCGTAGCCGAGGCCCGGGGCCGGGTAAACTTCATGTCAGCGTCCTGGGTGATGCCCTTCAGCGAGGAGCCGCCACGGATAGTCGCCGCCCTCGACAGGGAGGCCTACACCCCGGAGCTGATAATAGAGTCTGGCGTATTCACCGTCAACGTGTTCACTGTGGACGAGGTAGACTTCGTCTACGCTGCCGGCACGACCAGCGGCAGGGAGGTCGACAAGCTGAGGCTCCTCGGCGCCGAGGTCGCCCGCGACACGGTCACGGGGGCCCCTAGGCTAGTCAAGCCCCGGCCAGTGGGCGTTGTCGAGGCCCGTGTCTACAGGGTTCTCAGCGACCTAGCAGATGACGTCCACCTAATAGTGGCCGATGTGGCAGCAGCCTACGCTGACGCGGAGCTCTACAATCCCCGTTACGGCTGGGAGCTACGCAAGGCCCGGATACTCCTCCACAGCACCGGCCGCGCCTTCACCACCAACAGCGGCATATACACCCCGAAGAGGACACCAAGAGCTAGAAGCGACCTCAACGTGTAG
- a CDS encoding alpha/beta hydrolase family protein — MPGAEKLGPDSLDGLVLVSNPAVTPDGRYILYTAARVSLATDSYESSILAVKVDSGEQIVLQSGPRDSCPVPSPDGRRYVFARKVEQRDRRGNKLPGIELRLASLDAPGASQLIARVEGIVSLSWSPDSRRLAAASPMGRPDEDVKEIETLPVWFNGKGFVYKTRIEPFIIDVDSGIMERIELGLNWLQVSDVAWSPDGKKIAISVAADMLRPYLLDVYVYDVENGEAHVVAQGLRGYGELAWSPDSKLLAYLGHRGERGFSSHQKIMLLNPETGGLECLTCSLDRNAVNTVNSDVRFRSCLKKLQWTIRGIYFLVSDSGRVILYRVQPGMEPEPVLDPGEAVVDEFSASRDGSIIAYTLMTPVDPKELYLYRGMEARRLTRHTEAWKRRYKLAQPRRFSFRASDGATVEGWVLPPPEGVEQRGWVLYIHGGPKTMWGYGFMHEFHVLSNAGYTVVYVNPRGSDGYSEDFADIRCRYGERDYMDLMEAVDYVVKQLGLPKSRAAVMGGSYGGFMTNWVIGHTSFFRAAVTMRGISNWISMYGTTDIGWYFVEDQLCCTPWRRSDLCWEKSPLRYADRIETPTLIIHSNEDYRCWLDQALQLYTALKLRGVETKLAIFPGENHDLSRSGKPRHRVKRLQLILDWLNKHIPGARNED, encoded by the coding sequence ATGCCTGGTGCTGAAAAGCTTGGCCCAGATAGTCTTGATGGCCTTGTTCTAGTCTCGAATCCTGCCGTGACTCCAGATGGCCGCTACATTCTCTACACAGCTGCCCGTGTGAGTCTCGCCACAGACAGCTATGAGTCGAGCATACTGGCCGTGAAGGTCGATAGCGGCGAGCAAATTGTGCTCCAGAGCGGGCCTCGGGACTCGTGTCCCGTACCGAGCCCTGACGGCCGGCGCTACGTCTTCGCTAGGAAGGTTGAGCAGAGGGATAGGAGAGGGAATAAGCTGCCGGGTATAGAGCTACGGCTAGCTAGCCTTGATGCACCTGGTGCTAGCCAACTAATCGCCAGGGTCGAAGGCATAGTCTCGCTCTCCTGGAGTCCAGATAGCAGAAGATTGGCCGCAGCATCGCCCATGGGGAGGCCGGACGAGGACGTCAAGGAGATAGAGACGCTGCCGGTCTGGTTTAACGGTAAGGGCTTCGTCTACAAAACCCGTATAGAGCCCTTCATAATAGATGTGGACTCCGGCATAATGGAGAGGATAGAGCTTGGCCTTAACTGGCTCCAGGTCAGCGACGTAGCCTGGAGCCCTGACGGTAAGAAAATAGCCATAAGCGTCGCAGCCGACATGCTGCGACCATACCTGCTCGACGTCTACGTCTACGACGTGGAGAACGGAGAGGCACATGTAGTCGCTCAAGGTCTACGGGGCTACGGAGAGTTAGCCTGGAGCCCCGACAGTAAACTGCTAGCTTACCTAGGACACCGGGGCGAGAGGGGCTTCTCTAGCCACCAGAAGATAATGCTGCTAAACCCTGAGACTGGCGGGCTCGAGTGCCTCACTTGTAGCCTCGACCGTAACGCCGTGAACACAGTAAACAGTGATGTCAGGTTCCGTAGCTGCCTCAAGAAGCTACAGTGGACCATACGCGGCATATACTTCCTCGTGAGTGACTCTGGGCGTGTTATTCTATACCGTGTCCAGCCCGGCATGGAGCCGGAGCCCGTACTAGACCCTGGCGAGGCTGTTGTCGACGAGTTCTCAGCCAGTCGCGACGGCTCCATAATAGCCTATACTCTAATGACTCCCGTGGATCCCAAGGAGCTGTACCTCTACCGGGGCATGGAGGCCCGGAGGCTCACACGGCATACCGAGGCCTGGAAGAGGCGCTACAAGCTAGCCCAGCCAAGGAGGTTTAGCTTCAGAGCTAGCGACGGCGCCACTGTGGAGGGCTGGGTGCTCCCACCGCCGGAGGGGGTAGAGCAGCGCGGCTGGGTACTCTATATCCACGGCGGCCCCAAGACTATGTGGGGCTACGGGTTCATGCACGAGTTCCACGTGTTATCCAACGCTGGCTACACGGTGGTATACGTTAACCCCCGAGGCAGCGACGGCTATAGCGAGGACTTCGCCGATATACGCTGCCGCTACGGCGAGCGCGACTACATGGACCTCATGGAGGCTGTAGACTACGTTGTGAAGCAGCTCGGTCTCCCCAAGAGCCGCGCAGCCGTGATGGGCGGGAGCTACGGCGGCTTCATGACCAACTGGGTGATAGGACACACGAGCTTCTTCCGCGCAGCCGTGACGATGAGGGGTATATCTAACTGGATAAGCATGTACGGCACCACGGACATCGGCTGGTACTTTGTCGAGGACCAGCTCTGCTGCACCCCGTGGAGGAGGAGCGACCTCTGCTGGGAGAAGAGCCCACTCCGCTACGCCGACCGCATAGAGACACCTACACTGATAATCCACTCTAACGAGGACTATCGTTGCTGGCTCGACCAGGCACTACAGCTCTACACTGCGCTGAAGCTCCGTGGCGTCGAAACAAAGCTAGCGATATTCCCGGGCGAGAACCACGATCTCTCCCGTAGCGGTAAGCCCAGGCACCGGGTGAAGAGGCTACAGCTCATACTTGACTGGTTAAACAAGCACATACCCGGCGCGAGGAACGAGGACTAA